A genomic window from Astatotilapia calliptera chromosome 12, fAstCal1.2, whole genome shotgun sequence includes:
- the cbwd gene encoding zinc-regulated GTPase metalloprotein activator 1 — protein sequence MMLDEDDDCPELVPIDTQPGPPVGQIPVTIITGYLGAGKTTLLNYILTEQHNKRIAVILNEFGEGSALEKSLAVSQAGELYEEWLELRNGCLCCSVKDNGLKAIENLMEKKGKFDYILLETTGLADPGAVASMFWVDAELGSDIYLDGIVTVIDAKYGLQQLAEEKADGLVNEAARQIAVADLTIINKTDLVTEEELKEVKDTVRSINGLVKIIETQRSRVDLSEVLDLHSFDSKDGANLAEKLQLVKPTRAHLDKSILTVTFEIAGDLSEDALNAFIQDLLWEKIFCNKDGQPMSVIRLKGIVSFADKGHQVMLQGVHELYELNETQQLWENPRINRLVFIGRNLDKDILQEKFVSTVLLGSEKN from the exons ATGATGttggatgaggatgatgattgCCCAGAGTTGGTGCCCATCGACACACAGCCTGGTCCTCCCGTAGGGCAAATACCGGTCACTATCATCACAGGCTATCTTG gTGCTGGAAAAACTACACTCCTGAACTATATCCTTACAGAACAACACAACAAGCGGATTGCTGTCATACTAAATGAATTTGGAGAAG GCAGTGCCCTTGAGAAGTCCCTTGCAGTGAGTCAGGCAGGAGAGCTATACGAGGAGTGGCTAGAACTGAGGAACGGCTGCCTCTGCTGCTCTGTCAA ggacAATGGTCTCAAAGCCATTGAAAACCTGATGGAGAAGAAAGGAAAGTTTGACTACATCTTGTTAGAAACCACTGGACTTGCTGATCCAG GAGCTGTGGCCTCCATGTTCTGGGTTGATGCAGAGCTTGGCAGTGACATCTATCTGGACG GCATCGTCACTGTCATTGATGCAAAGTATGGACTGCAG CAACTAGCAGAGGAAAAAGCAGATGGACTTGTCAATGAAGCAGCCAG ACAAATTGCTGTTGCTGACTTGACCATTATCAACAAAACAGACTTGGTGACGGAGGAGGAACTAAAGGAAGTCAAAGACACTGTCAG GTCTATAAATGGGCTCGTCAAGATCATAGAAACCCAAAGATCAAG GGTTGATCTCTCTGAAGTGTTGGATCTGCATTCCTTCGACAGTAAGGACGGAGCAAA TCTTGCAGAGAAACTCCAACTTGTCAAACCTACAAGAGCACATCTTGACAAG AGTATTTTAACTGTGACCTTTGAAATTGCTGGGGATTTGTCTGAGGACGCCTTGAACGCCTTCATCCAG GATCTGCTGTGGGAAAAGATTTTCTGTAACAAAGACGGGCAGCCGATGAGCGTCATCCGCTTAAAG GGCATAGTGTCGTTTGCAGATAAAGGCCACCAAGTGATGCTGCAGGGGGTTCACGAGCTGTACGAGCTGAATGAGACGCAACAGCTCTGGGAGAACCCGCGAATAAACCGGCTTGTCTTTATAG